A single genomic interval of Stieleria maiorica harbors:
- a CDS encoding DUF6807 domain-containing protein has translation MIHNSMTIVFRHWLPALLTLFCFASAGLAQQYQPPRCEIVPLADHEVSLRIDGHEKLRWHYGDQYPRPFFYPFNGPSGETLTRMGHPGAQNHDHHRSVWFAHHKVDGINFWGDGTGTRIRQTHWYRYRDGDDEAVMATHLVWIDQEGVERMQQDVVVALLPIEGEQHAGEHAIEFQLTFRPGEGRQKVTLEQTNFGVLAVRVAASISAYFGGGRLTNDAGLQGEPKLHEQRSRWMDYSGPIAVPGSQGRTIVEEGITYFDHPNNPGYPTHWHVRQDGWMGAAPGMKTAIDVSDESPLVLRYLLYAHSGPAELERAEQVQEAFMKRPGFRVRAPGKDEPHRQYEVERVRE, from the coding sequence ATGATCCACAACTCGATGACAATCGTCTTCCGTCATTGGCTGCCGGCCCTCCTGACGCTTTTCTGCTTTGCGTCTGCCGGACTCGCTCAGCAGTATCAACCGCCTCGGTGCGAGATCGTGCCGTTGGCCGATCATGAAGTGTCACTGCGGATCGATGGCCACGAAAAGTTGCGGTGGCATTATGGTGATCAGTATCCGCGACCATTCTTTTATCCGTTTAACGGACCGTCGGGAGAAACGTTGACGCGGATGGGGCACCCGGGTGCGCAAAACCATGACCATCACCGATCGGTGTGGTTTGCCCATCACAAAGTCGACGGCATCAATTTCTGGGGCGATGGGACGGGAACCAGAATCCGTCAAACCCATTGGTACCGCTATCGCGATGGCGATGATGAAGCCGTCATGGCGACGCACCTGGTCTGGATCGACCAAGAAGGAGTCGAGCGGATGCAGCAAGACGTCGTCGTCGCACTGTTGCCGATCGAGGGCGAGCAGCACGCCGGAGAACACGCGATCGAGTTTCAGTTGACGTTTCGGCCTGGAGAAGGCCGCCAGAAAGTGACGTTGGAGCAAACCAATTTCGGCGTCTTGGCCGTCCGCGTTGCCGCCAGCATCTCGGCCTACTTCGGCGGCGGACGATTGACCAACGATGCCGGCCTACAAGGGGAACCGAAGCTGCACGAACAACGGTCGCGATGGATGGACTACTCCGGGCCGATCGCGGTGCCCGGGTCACAGGGCAGAACGATTGTCGAAGAAGGGATCACCTACTTTGATCACCCCAACAATCCGGGCTACCCGACGCACTGGCACGTGCGTCAAGACGGCTGGATGGGGGCGGCACCGGGCATGAAAACGGCGATCGATGTCAGCGACGAGAGTCCGTTGGTGCTTCGCTACCTACTGTACGCCCATTCGGGACCGGCTGAACTGGAGCGTGCCGAACAGGTGCAGGAAGCTTTCATGAAACGTCCGGGGTTTCGCGTCCGTGCGCCTGGCAAAGACGAACCGCACCGGCAATATGAAGTGGAACGGGTGCGGGAGTGA
- a CDS encoding quinone-dependent dihydroorotate dehydrogenase, which translates to MIYERIVRPLLFRFDPEWAHDQSITWADRGTRVPGLIRLSSRLHRVPDPRLNIEVAGIRFENPLGLAAGYDKSGRAIGALASLGFGHVEIGSVSASPSAGNPAPRLWRLPADEAICVHYGLPNDGAAEVANHLARQPITVPLGINLVNTNHGIGAEADSADEVLDDYVTSARTLQRHASYFMLNLSCPNTQDGRAFFDQPGHLRELLDRLASIPIDVPCFLKLSPDWNDAAIDRMLQTVDPFESVQGFMFNLSPSRRTGLSTPREVWKEWPGAISGPPTADWMDRRIANLYRRMDRQRYRIIAAGGVRSAEDAYRKLRSGASLVQLLTALIYQGPGVVRRINRGLLTILKRDGISHLQDIVGADVGTM; encoded by the coding sequence ATGATCTACGAACGTATTGTACGCCCTTTGTTGTTCCGTTTTGACCCGGAATGGGCGCACGACCAATCGATCACCTGGGCAGACCGGGGAACGCGTGTTCCCGGATTGATCCGCCTGTCGTCGCGTTTGCACCGTGTGCCCGATCCCAGACTGAACATCGAGGTCGCCGGAATCCGATTCGAAAACCCGCTGGGATTGGCCGCCGGCTATGACAAATCCGGGCGTGCGATCGGCGCGCTGGCGTCACTGGGGTTCGGACACGTCGAAATCGGCTCGGTTTCCGCGTCACCGTCGGCGGGAAACCCGGCCCCGCGGCTTTGGCGCCTGCCAGCGGACGAAGCGATTTGCGTACACTACGGATTGCCCAACGACGGTGCCGCCGAGGTTGCGAATCACCTGGCACGACAGCCGATCACCGTGCCGCTGGGGATCAATCTGGTCAACACCAATCATGGCATCGGTGCAGAAGCCGACAGCGCCGACGAGGTGTTGGACGACTACGTGACTTCGGCGCGGACGCTGCAGCGGCACGCGTCGTACTTCATGCTGAACTTAAGTTGTCCGAACACACAGGATGGACGAGCGTTCTTTGACCAGCCGGGGCATCTGCGAGAACTGCTCGACCGATTGGCGTCGATTCCGATCGACGTGCCGTGCTTCTTGAAGCTATCTCCCGACTGGAACGACGCCGCGATCGATCGGATGTTGCAAACCGTTGATCCGTTCGAATCGGTGCAGGGATTCATGTTCAACCTGTCACCGAGTCGCAGGACCGGACTGTCGACACCACGTGAGGTTTGGAAAGAATGGCCCGGCGCGATTTCGGGACCGCCGACGGCCGATTGGATGGACCGGAGGATCGCAAACCTCTACCGACGCATGGATCGACAACGCTATCGAATCATCGCGGCCGGTGGAGTCCGCAGCGCCGAGGACGCGTACCGGAAACTCCGCTCGGGCGCGTCGCTGGTCCAATTGTTGACGGCCTTGATCTACCAAGGCCCCGGTGTGGTCCGGCGGATCAATCGCGGATTGTTAACAATCTTGAAGCGGGATGGCATCTCGCATTTGCAGGACATCGTCGGTGCCGATGTAGGGACAATGTAG